GGCTCGATACACGACGTACAGCGTGACGAGTATCGGCCCGATGAGGATCAGCCCGCTTGCGAAGACTCGCTTCCACGACGCCATTATCCGATCATATAGTCGGTGGGACATGAGCCCTTTCCTTTCCCGCTGGACAACAGTCCGGAACGACCCCATCGCGTCTCGAGTGCGATCGGCAGCGACGCCCTCCGCCGTGTTGTCCGGCAGTCTGCGCTCAGCGATCGGCGTGACGGTGACCCGCTCGAGTCGGGTGTCGCGACCGGCTACGGCCAGAGCCCGCGAGTTTCTTTCGCCTCGGCGACCCGGGACAGCGCTACCACGTACGCAGCGTCGCGCCACGTCAACCCGCCGTCCTCGACCTCCGCACGGACGTCGTTCCAGGCATCGAGCATGTGTTCTTCGAGCTCCCTGTTGACGCGCTCGAGCGACCACTGGCGGCGGTTGATATCCTGAAGCCACTCGAAGTAGCTCACCGTCACGCCGCCCGCGTTCGCGAGGATATCTGGGACGACCGGGATGTCTCGCTCCTCTAAGATGGCGTCGGCGGCGAACGTCGTCGGACCGTTCGCGCCCTCGACGACGATGTCGGCCTGGATCGCGTCGGCGTTGTCGGCAGTAATGACGTTGCCGACGGCCGCGGGGATCAGGACGTCGACGTCTAACTCGAGCAGGTCCGCGTTCGAGAGTCGGCGAGCGCTGTCTCCGTCGGCGAGCTCGGTCGCGTAGCTCGTGACGGCTTCCGGCTCCTCGTCGTGGGACGGGATCGCGTCGACATCGATCCCGTCGGGGTCGTAGATCGCGCCGTTGACGTCGCTGACGGCAACGATGGTCGCACCCCAGTCCTCGAGCAGGCGGGCGGCGTTGGCCCCGACGCTTCCGAAGCCCTGGACGGCGACAGTGGTGTTCGAGAGCTCGCGATCGTAGTGGTCGACGGCTTCACGGGCGATGATCGCGGTCGACCGGCCGGGTGCCTCCTCGCGACCGTAGGAGCCGCCGATGACCGGCGGCTTGCCGGTGACGACGCCGGGGATGGTCTCGCCCTGTTGCATCGAGTAGGCGTCCATGAACCAGGCCATCGTCTGGGCGTCGGTGCCCATGTCCGGGGCCGGAACGTCTTTCGTCGGCCCGACCATGTTGCGCAGTTCCTCGGCAAACCGGCGGGTGAGCCGTTCGGTTTCGTCGCCGCTCAATGACTTGGGATCGACGGCGACGCCGCCTTTCCCGCCGCCAAAAGGGAGGTCCATCACCGCACACTTCCAGGTCATCCACATCGAGAGACCGATACACTCGTCGGCAGTCACTTCCGGATGGTAGCGCAACCCGCCCTTGTAGGGTCCGCGCACGTCGTCGTGTTGGGCCCGATACCCGGTAAACACCTCGACGGAGCCGCCGTCGCGCTCTAAGGGTACCGACACCTGCTGGACCCGCGTGGGGTGTTTCAGCCGCTCGACGACGCCGGGATCGACGTCGACGTGGGTCGCCGCGCGCTCTAACTGCCGGCGAGCGGTGGTCAGCGCCGAGTCGAGCTCGTCGTCCGATACCGCCTCGTCCGCGGCTGGTGGCGTGCTCATGTGTATCCCTGACGACGTTACGTCGTAAACAGTTGTCGCGGAAACTCGGCCAGCGTTTCAGCACCGTCGCTCGTCACGTGGAACGTCTCGCTGATCTCGACGCCGAGTTCGTCGGTCCAGATGCCCGGAATCATGTGGAACGTCATGTCCTCCTCGAGCACCGTGTCGTCGCCCGGACGCAGGCTCGCAGTGTGTTCGCCCCAGTCCGGCGGGTAGCCAAGCCCCATCGAGTAGCCGATCCGATCCTCCTTCTCGAGGCCGTACTGGGCGATCGTCTCGCGCCACGCTTTCTCGACGGACTCGCAGGTGACGCCGGGTTCGGCGGCGTCGAGCGCCGCCTCGAGCCCCTCGACGACGATCTCGGCAGTCTCTGCGAGTTTCGCGGGCGGATCGCCGACGAACGTCGTGCGAGCCAGCGGCGAGTGATACCGGTGACGGCAGCCCGAGAGTTCGATGATGACGGGATCGCCGTCCTCGAAGGGCCGATCGGTCCAGGTCAGATGTGGCGTGCCGGTGTGATCGCCGGACGGCATCAGCGGGACGATCGATGGGTAATCGCCGCCGTACGCCTCGGTGCCGGTAATGAGCGCGTCGTAGATCGCGGCCGCGGCCTCGTACTCGGGGACGCCCTCCTCGATGGCGTCGAACCCTGCCTGCATCGCATGCTCGGAGATGCGAGCGGCCTCGCGCATGTACGCGAGTTCCTGCTCTGATTTCTTGATCCGGACCCAGCCGACCAGCAGCGTCGCGTCTTCGAACGCGGCCTCGGAGAGGTTCTTTTGCAGCCGGGTGTAGGACTTCGCCGTGAAGTAGGAGGCGTCCATCTCGAGGCCGATCCGCCCGTCGGCGACCTCGAGGTCCTCTAAGACGCCCGCGACGTAGTCCATCGGATGGAGGTCGTACGGTGAGTGGACGTGGTCGTCGCTGTAGGATCGAATACTCGCCTCGGAGAGATGCGTCGTCGCGCGCGCGCCGTTGGCGTCCATCTCGCGCCCGATCCAGACGGGTTCGTCACGCTCGGGCGTGACCACGACGGCCTGATGAACGTAGAACGACCAGCCGTCGTAGCCCGTCAGATAGTTCATGTTCGCCGGATCGGCGACGACGATCGCGTCGAGGTTCTCCTCGCGTAGTCGGTCTTTGGTCCGGGTGACCCGTCGCTCGTACTCGGCTTCGTCGAAAATATGCTCTCGTGGCATGCTAACAAGCCCTCTCCGAAACGCATCAACCAGAATAGGCAAAAGCTTTTCGTGTATCTTGGGAACAGATACTGTTTACAGATGTGCGGCGTCCGTCGTGAGCGGGCACACAGCAGTCACGCCGAGCATGTCGTCTGACTCCGCAACCCCGCCGTCGTTCCGCCGAACCACCGGCGGTTAAGACACGTCGGTTCGTCCCGCCGGATATGGCAATACTCGAGACTATCGTGATCGCGTTCTGGGCGATGTTGCCCGCCTATGTTCCCAACAACGCCGCGGTACTGGCCGGCGGTGGTCGGCCTATCGACGGCGGTCGGACGTGGGGCGACAGGCGCGTGCTGGGCGACGGCAAGACGTGGCGTGGGACGGCGATGGGAATCGTCGCTGGCGTCGCACTCGCGGTCGTCCTGACCGTCATCGAACCAACTGTCAGTGATGCCCTCGGCTTCGCTGTCCCGCGATTCGAACCCCTCGCGGCGCTCGGCCTCGCCGGCGGTGCGATGTTCGGTGACATCCTCGCCTCGTTTCTCAAGCGCCGCAGCGGCCGCCAGCGCGGCGCGATGTTTCCCGGCCTCGACCAGCTTGATTTCGTCGTCGTCTCCCTGCCGCTGACCGCGCTGCTGGCGACCGACTGGTTCCTGACCTGGTTTACGCTCGAGGTCATCCTCGTCGTCGTCGTGGTGACGCCGATTCTGCACGTGACGACGAACGTGATCGCGTACAAGCTCGGTCTGAAGAACGAACCCTGGTAGCAAATTACTACGCGCGCGTTCGGCGTCCCGTTTCACACCGCTTATTTCAGTCGGGGCCGCGTTCTCGAGTAATGACGAACCAAGCGCTCATCGACGCCCTGCGTGGGGCCGATGCCGTCCAGTTTGGCGAATTCGAACTCTCCCACGGCGGCACCAGCGAGTACTACGTCGACAAATACCTCTTCGAGACCGATCCGGGCTGTCTCGAGTTGATCGCCGAAGCCTTCGCCGACAAACTCGAGAGCGACGACAAACTCGGCGGCGTCGCGCTGGGCGGCGTCCCGCTTGCCGCCGCGACGAGCGTCGAAGCCGACGTTCCCTACGTCATCGCGCGCAAGCAGCGCAAGGACTACGGCACCGCGAACTTGGTCGAGGGCCGGCTCGAGGAGGGCGAAGAAGTCGTCGTTCTCGAGGATATCGTGACGACGGGGACGAGTCTCGTCGACGCGATCGAGGCACTCCGTGACGCCGGCGCGACCGTCGAGCGCGCGCTGGTCGTCGTCGATCGGCAGGAAGGCGGTCGCGAGAACGTCGAGGACGCGGACGTCGAGATGGAGGCGCTCGTCACCGCCGAGGAGCTGCTGGCCGATCAGGACTGACGACTGAGTCACCGCGTCGTGACTCACGTGCGGGCACTGTACCGACGGTACACCACGACAGCGACGACCAGCGCGAGGGTCCCGCCGATCGCGAGCGCGCCGCCGCCGACCCACTGGCTCCGGAATCCGATCAGCATCACGCCGAGGCTCGCGCCGAAGAGACCGGCGTGAACGAGCACCGCGACGACGACGAACGCGAGCAGCGTCGATCGCGAAATCTCGCTGAACGTCCGCTCGAGATCGTCGTCACCGCTCCTGTCTCCGATCGGGTCCTCGAGTGGATCGCTCTCGAACGGATCCTCGAGCGGGTCATCACCGAACGGGTCTTCGAGCGGATCGTCGTCTCCCGGCGGATCGAAGTCCACGACGTGACGTAGCCGGTTCGGAGCGAAAACCGTTCTGCCGGTGGCGCCCCATCACAATGCTTTTATTCCGCTCGAGACTACGCGTAGCTACGATGGTAGGTGTCCGCTTTACAGGGGCGTTTGCCCGTTTCTAACTCCCACCTACCGTGTATTGTGTCGGCTCCGGTCGACCAGTGTGCGGGACGCGGCGCGGACACGCCACCGGGATTTTCACCACATCCACAGCCATGTCAGAATCAGATTCACAGCAGCAGATAGCGGTCGTACTGCCCGACGGATCGGAACTCGAGGTCGACGCCGATGCCACGGTCGAGGACTGTGCCTACGAGATCGGCCCCGGCCTCGGCAGCGACACGATCGCCGGCAAACTCGACGGCGACCTCGTCGCCAAAGAAGAGCCGGCCTACGACGGCGCTGAACTCGAGATCATCACGGACCAGTCCGACGAGTATCTCCGCGTCATGCGCCACTCCGCGGCCCACTGTCTCGCACAGGCCGTCGAACGGCTGTACGACGCCGAGGAGGTCAAACTCGCGATCGGCCCGCCGACGGACGAGGGCTTCTACTACGACTTCGACAATCTCGACGTCGACGAGGAGGACCTCGCCGACCTCGAGTCCGAGATGGAGGAGATAATCGAGGAAGACTACGAGATCGAGCGCGAGGAGGTTTCGATCGAGGACGCAGAGCAGCGGCTTGCAGACGAGCCCTACAAGCTCGAACTCCTCGAGGAACTCGCCGAGGAAGACGAGACCGTCACGTTCTACAGCCAGGGCGAGTGGGAAGACCTCTGTGCTGGCCCGCACGTCGACTCGACGGGCGAGATCGGCGCGATCGAACTGCTCGAGATCGCCGGCGCGTACTGGCGCGGCGACGAGGACAACACGATGCAGACCCGGATCTACGGGACGGCCTTCGAGGACGAAAGCGATCTCGAGGACTTCTTAGAGCGCAAGCAGGAAGCCGAAAAACGCGACCACCGCCGGATCGGCAACGAGATGGATCTCTTCTCGATTCAGGACGTCACTGGCCCCGGGCTGCCGCTGTATCACCCCGCCGGGAAGACGGTCCTGAAGGAACTCGAGGACTTCGTCGAGACCCTCAATAAGGAGGCGGGCTACGACTACGTCGAGACGCCCCACGTCTTCAAGACGGATCTCTGGCACCGGTCGGGCCACTACGAGAACTACCAGGATGACATGTTC
The sequence above is a segment of the Natrinema sp. HArc-T2 genome. Coding sequences within it:
- the gdhB gene encoding glutamate dehydrogenase GdhB, which translates into the protein MSTPPAADEAVSDDELDSALTTARRQLERAATHVDVDPGVVERLKHPTRVQQVSVPLERDGGSVEVFTGYRAQHDDVRGPYKGGLRYHPEVTADECIGLSMWMTWKCAVMDLPFGGGKGGVAVDPKSLSGDETERLTRRFAEELRNMVGPTKDVPAPDMGTDAQTMAWFMDAYSMQQGETIPGVVTGKPPVIGGSYGREEAPGRSTAIIAREAVDHYDRELSNTTVAVQGFGSVGANAARLLEDWGATIVAVSDVNGAIYDPDGIDVDAIPSHDEEPEAVTSYATELADGDSARRLSNADLLELDVDVLIPAAVGNVITADNADAIQADIVVEGANGPTTFAADAILEERDIPVVPDILANAGGVTVSYFEWLQDINRRQWSLERVNRELEEHMLDAWNDVRAEVEDGGLTWRDAAYVVALSRVAEAKETRGLWP
- a CDS encoding M24 family metallopeptidase — translated: MPREHIFDEAEYERRVTRTKDRLREENLDAIVVADPANMNYLTGYDGWSFYVHQAVVVTPERDEPVWIGREMDANGARATTHLSEASIRSYSDDHVHSPYDLHPMDYVAGVLEDLEVADGRIGLEMDASYFTAKSYTRLQKNLSEAAFEDATLLVGWVRIKKSEQELAYMREAARISEHAMQAGFDAIEEGVPEYEAAAAIYDALITGTEAYGGDYPSIVPLMPSGDHTGTPHLTWTDRPFEDGDPVIIELSGCRHRYHSPLARTTFVGDPPAKLAETAEIVVEGLEAALDAAEPGVTCESVEKAWRETIAQYGLEKEDRIGYSMGLGYPPDWGEHTASLRPGDDTVLEEDMTFHMIPGIWTDELGVEISETFHVTSDGAETLAEFPRQLFTT
- a CDS encoding CDP-2,3-bis-(O-geranylgeranyl)-sn-glycerol synthase, translated to MAILETIVIAFWAMLPAYVPNNAAVLAGGGRPIDGGRTWGDRRVLGDGKTWRGTAMGIVAGVALAVVLTVIEPTVSDALGFAVPRFEPLAALGLAGGAMFGDILASFLKRRSGRQRGAMFPGLDQLDFVVVSLPLTALLATDWFLTWFTLEVILVVVVVTPILHVTTNVIAYKLGLKNEPW
- the pyrE gene encoding orotate phosphoribosyltransferase, coding for MTNQALIDALRGADAVQFGEFELSHGGTSEYYVDKYLFETDPGCLELIAEAFADKLESDDKLGGVALGGVPLAAATSVEADVPYVIARKQRKDYGTANLVEGRLEEGEEVVVLEDIVTTGTSLVDAIEALRDAGATVERALVVVDRQEGGRENVEDADVEMEALVTAEELLADQD
- the thrS gene encoding threonine--tRNA ligase, giving the protein MSESDSQQQIAVVLPDGSELEVDADATVEDCAYEIGPGLGSDTIAGKLDGDLVAKEEPAYDGAELEIITDQSDEYLRVMRHSAAHCLAQAVERLYDAEEVKLAIGPPTDEGFYYDFDNLDVDEEDLADLESEMEEIIEEDYEIEREEVSIEDAEQRLADEPYKLELLEELAEEDETVTFYSQGEWEDLCAGPHVDSTGEIGAIELLEIAGAYWRGDEDNTMQTRIYGTAFEDESDLEDFLERKQEAEKRDHRRIGNEMDLFSIQDVTGPGLPLYHPAGKTVLKELEDFVETLNKEAGYDYVETPHVFKTDLWHRSGHYENYQDDMFIFDVGDDEFGLKPMNCPGHAAIFQDHSWSYRDLPIRYAENGKVYRKEQRGELSGLSRVWAFTIDDGHLFIRPDQIKREVEEIMDMITDVLETFDLDYEMALATRPEKSVGSDEIWERAEEQLESVLEAHGHEYEIEEGDGAFYGPKIDFAFEDAIGRSWDGPTVQLDFNMPERFDLNYVGEDNEEHRPVMIHRALYGSYERFFMMLIEHYEGRFPLWLAPEQVRVLPISDANLGYAHRVANEFDDFRVEVDGRDSTLERKIRAAHDDRVPYQIIVGDNEEEDGNISVRDRFEDQEYDVEIEDFRAHLEAERDEQRTEPDFLQD